The region CCTTCAATATGATTTCCATTAAATTCTGAAGAGGTACGCACGTCCAGTAATAAAGCACCTTCCTTAAGGTACTTTTGAATCATTTCTTTTTTCTTGTTGTTAAATAGCCCGAACATATTTTTATTTTTAAGACGTTTGTTTTTCCATTACTTACCGGCAAAGTAATGAAATGTTATGTGATGCTTGCCAGATTTTATGTTGAAAGGAGACCTGAAACAAAAGACTTAGAAATCATCTCGTTTTTAATTCTTATTTTAGAATCATGGAAGGAATTATAGGGAATATTTTTATTGGTCTTCTGTTAGGGCTGGTGATTATTTACTTCCTAGCAGCAGCAGATAGACAGGAGCAAAATGACAAGCGACAGCAAAGAGGACAAGAGCAAAACAGACGGCAACTTCAACGGGACCAAATACTAAAGGAATTAGCTCATAGGCCATCGGAAAACAGCATACCCAAAACGAAGGCGGTAACATTGCTTTATCAATTTGCAGCCAGTAAAAACCACTTTACTTTAAAAGACATCGAACAGGGTACTAGAATTCTTCAAAGGCATTATGCAGAAAGCATCGAAAATAAGATGGCTTATAAAATGAACTTTCCCGAAAAAGAACTTCTCCGTTTTGAGCCTAAAGAAACCTTACAACTGCTTGCGATCATCAACGAAGCTTTATATAACTCCGTTACTCATTCTCAAGCCAGTTTTGTTTTTAGTATTGCATCTGTAGCACATGGAAAATTGAACGTCATCACACACGATAATGGTATAGGATACGACCGAAGAGTAAACCCAGATCACAACGGAATTAATAGTATTAAAAAAGCTGTGCAAGATTTAAAAGGAGATTTAAAACTGACAAGCAGCATAGGTAACGGTACCATAGTCAACGTAGAAATACCTATTCATTGGTAAAGAATTGTATAGTAGCAGCTACAAAATCAGGAGTAAAATAATAAAATGCTTCACCACTACAATAGTGTCTTTATGTCTGTTACTGCTTGATTTCTTCTAACTTATTAACTCTTCAATTTCTTCAATCAAAAGCCACTGATTTGGATACTCATTTTCAACTCTAACTTTTAATTTTTCTAATAATGGTTTGTTGATCTTATCCTCTTCTCTGAAATGACGTACCTTCTCGTAAAGCTTTTGAATAGCGATTTGTTCTTTAGTAAAAATTGATTTGATCGTTTTGACGTCACTTTCGTGATATACCTGGTCAAAACTGTAATAGTCTGCAGGACCGGCATAAGCACTTGTTATTTCTTTTCCTACGGCTAG is a window of Nonlabens sp. MB-3u-79 DNA encoding:
- a CDS encoding sensor histidine kinase, whose translation is MEGIIGNIFIGLLLGLVIIYFLAAADRQEQNDKRQQRGQEQNRRQLQRDQILKELAHRPSENSIPKTKAVTLLYQFAASKNHFTLKDIEQGTRILQRHYAESIENKMAYKMNFPEKELLRFEPKETLQLLAIINEALYNSVTHSQASFVFSIASVAHGKLNVITHDNGIGYDRRVNPDHNGINSIKKAVQDLKGDLKLTSSIGNGTIVNVEIPIHW